The Myxocyprinus asiaticus isolate MX2 ecotype Aquarium Trade chromosome 31, UBuf_Myxa_2, whole genome shotgun sequence genome has a segment encoding these proteins:
- the or30bt1 gene encoding odorant receptor 103-1: protein MSAGNLSYIKDFFIVGFPGLHTSYHGAMAALLLFVYVCILVGNGTFLALFTLEKCLHKPMYYVILNLVVSDVLFSTTTLPKIISKYWFQAGNISFTGCFIQMYLVHFFGSTNSFFLGIMAFDRYVAICNPLRYPNIVTRSSILSLCFIGWVLAHTCPLMMVIRAYPLPYCAENTIIQCYCDHISITSLACTNRALYSVPAFVFAMVVLLGPLAYIVFSYGAIFVAVLRISSTQGRLKTFSTCSPQLVIIALYFLPRCFIYLSSNIGINFSTDSRLVIIMMYSLFPPMINPLIYCLRTKDVKESLLKRLKTSTSPQYNHKKVNVSTVCK from the coding sequence ATGTCAGCTGGAAACCTTAGCTATATTAAGGACTTTTTCATTGTCGGTTTTCCTGGGCTTCATACAAGTTACCATGGCGCTATGGCAGCATTATTGCTCTTTGTCTATGTCTGTATCTTAGTGGGGAATGGAACATTTCTTGCACTATTTACTCTAGAAAAATGCCTTCATAAACCCATGTATTATGTCATTTTAAACCTGGTTGTAAGTGATGTATTATTTAGCACCACAACCTTAccaaaaattatttccaaatattgGTTCCAAGCTGGTAATATTTCATTTACTGGTTGCTTCATTCAGATGTATCTTGTACATTTTTTTGGATCAACCAATTCTTTTTTCCTGGGAATAATGGCCTTTGATAGGTATGTAGCCATTTGTAATCCACTAAGATATCCTAATATAGTCACAAGGTCGAGCATTCTCAGTCTTTGTTTTATTGGATGGGTGCTAGCACATACATGCCCTTTAATGATGGTAATAAGGGCGTATCCTCTCCCTTACTGTGCAGAAAACACAATCATACAATGCTACTGTGATCACATTTCTATCACATCTCTTGCATGCACTAATCGTGCTCTATACAGTGTTCCAGCTTTTGTATTTGCAATGGTTGTTTTGCTTGGACCTCTGGCCTATATTGTTTTCTCTTATGGCGCCATTTTTGTGGCAGTTTTGCGAATTTCAAGCACTCAAGGAAGGCTGAAGACTTTCTCCACCTGCAGTCCTCAGCTCGTCATAATTGCTCTCTATTTCCTACCcaggtgttttatttatttgtctagcAATATTGGTATCAACTTCAGCACTGATTCACGATTAGTCATTATTATGATGTATAGCCTGTTTCCACCCATGATCAATCCCCTCATTTACTGCTTAAGGACAAAAGATGTAAAGGAAAGCTTACTTAAACGATTAAAAACTTCAACAAGTCCTCAATATAATCACAAAAAAGTAAATGTCTCCACTGTATGCAAGTAA
- the LOC127422155 gene encoding olfactory receptor 1M1-like: MSAINASFSQNISIVHPEYFFITGLSGIPYSSYFYIFLFFVYFVAVIGNSVVLFIIALGRSLHSPKYIGVFNLALADIGETNALIPNMMRTFLFESQYISYNGCLANMFFVFFFSSTQCLTLVVLAYDRFIAICLPLRYHAIVNNTIMSLVFSAIWAFNAFLMALTVYFINRLSFCKSNVIQSYFCDHGPVYRLSCNDNSINYFMAKLSTALYLVTPLTIIVLSYLGIFLALSKITTWEGRFKALKTCVSHLLLVGSLFLPLTCTYIVASTTSLSPNARVISTSLANAVPPMLNPIIYVLNTAEIRDFIRKMFKNRSLPIKSISN; the protein is encoded by the coding sequence ATGAGTGCCATAAATGCAAGTTTTTCCCAGAATATCTCCATTGTTCATCCTGAATACTTTTTCATCACTGGACTTTCAGGTATACCATACAGCAGTTATTTCTATATTTTCCTGTTTTTCGTTTATTTTGTTGCTGTAATTGGGAACTCTGTAGTCCTTTTCATTATAGCTCTTGGCCGGAGTCTGCACAGTCCAAAGTACATTGGTGTATTTAACTTGGCCTTGGCTGACATTGGTGAAACCAATGCACTGATTCCTAACATGATGAGAACCTTTCTTTTTGAGTCACAGTACATCTCCTACAATGGTTGTTTGgcaaacatgttttttgtgttcttCTTTAGTAGTACACAATGTCTCACTCTTGTTGTCCTGGCATATGATCGCTTCATTGCAATTTGCTTGCCACTAAGATACCATGCCATTGTTAATAATACTATCATGTCTTTAGTTTTTTCAGCAATATGGGCTTTTAACGCTTTTCTGATGGCCTTGACAGTGTATTTTATCAACCGACTTTCTTTTTGTAAATCCAATGTGATACAAAGTTATTTTTGTGACCATGGACCTGTATATAGATTGTCATGTAATGACAATAGCATTAATTATTTTATGGCAAAACTCAGCACAGCTTTATACCTTGTCACACCATTGACCATTATAGTCCTGTCTTATCTTGGCATTTTTCTTGCCTTAAGTAAAATTACAACTTGGGAGGGACGCTTTAAGGCTCTGAAGACCTGTGTTTCTCACCTTTTGTTGGTGGGATCACTTTTTCTTCCCCTTACATGCACTTACATTGTTGCATCAACTACGTCTCTCTCTCCTAATGCAAGAGTCATCAGCACATCTCTGGCAAATGCTGTTCCACCCATGCTAAATCCTATCATTTATGTTTTAAACACAGCTGAAATCAGAGACTTTAttagaaaaatgtttaaaaatagatCTCTACCAATTAAGAGTATATCAAATTGA